TCATCCCTGTGGAAGGGCCATGGCTGGGGCaggtcctgccctgctgccaggccAGGCAGCCCCACTGAGCCCCACGGGCTCTCAGCAGATGCAGATCTGCCCCTCAAGCTGTAATTACCAGGACAAGATTGTTTAGGGTGGAGCAATAGgataaaattattgaaaattaaatctggGGGAGCAGGAAGCTGGGCCTGACCCTGCCACCAGGCAGAGTGGAGATATCTCCAATCTCCCCACACTTCAGAAGTAGCTGCTGGCATGGGTCACGTCCAGCCTTCATTAAACCAGgtgtcaaaattatttatttaatctaatTTCCAGGTGTGGCCTTCCCTTTTCATGAGAtacctctctgctcctcctgcctggttTCCCTCCCAGTCATCACCAAACAACACTTGCTGCTTATCAGATCAGGGcatgaacaaaaccaaagccagaGTGAGTGAGGTGGCCTCTCCCCTGAAGCCACCAGTGCTGGTCTTTTCCTTTGGGgagaaaattcccatttctggGGCAGCATCAGCAACAGGTGGAAGAACTCCTGACAAATTCAGATGCTCCCCATGGCCCATCCCTCATCCTGAGCCAGGAACATTCCAGCACTTTTTGGAGAAGCAAACACTGATCCCTCTCTGATAAGTTCTCCATAACCTCAAGCTTTTAGCCTGGGACACAAAGGATCACCATTAAACTCCCCAAACAATTCCACCTTCACCCAGCTTCCATTCCTTGGGAGACTTTACCCTCCTAACAAATAGAATACAAACAAGCATTATCCCAAATCTTTAAAGGCCAGAAAGATCTGAGTTTTATATGCTCCAAATAGCAGAGCCTGACATGGCTCTACCTTTTATTATCTTGTTAAAATGCTCTTGGAGCCaatggcaggggctggagaggaCAGGTTTGGAGGCACAGCATAAAAGCAGATGAGAGATTAGCTCACCCTCTTTTGCACTTTTTGTAGACTTTATAAATGCTTTCTTCAGGAAGcccatatttttctgaaatctgtgaGAGAAAACATGGCAAATCTTTGTACTTGTAAAGTGAAATTCCCATGATAAAAATCCAAGATAACACCCAGCCCATGTGTTCAGCAGCAAAGGATTCAGTTTTACTCCAGAGAACAAAACCTGAACATTCTCCTGGGCAAGTTCAGTTTTGGTCTCAGGGTGCCAGGAGTTTTGTAGGTTTTTGCCAAGCTTTTTCCATGAAGGTTTTTTGACTCTCTGTGGTGAGGgatgagggaaggagaagatggCAAAAAATCCTCTGGGCTGACATTTTTCAAACAccctattttaaaaaagtttataAAACCAACAGAGCTTAAAGAGCAGCCATAAAGCCACCCCAAATCTGGGAGGTTTAttgtttgtttccttcccaGCAGTCTCCAGAGAGGCTGGGTTATCAGAGATCTGCTGATAACCATGACAGAAAtttgtccctgtgctcctccaaCACGGCCAGGGAATTCCAGCACGAGGCCAGGGAGGGCTGTGGATCACAcatctccagcctggagaaTGGAAAAGGTGTTTGACAGTGGAAAATATGAATGTGCTGTCATAAGAGGAGGCTTGCAGCAGGATCTGGATGGGGCAGGAGGTGTGatcctccctctgcagcacaaCACAGCCACgccaggagctcctgggagAGCCCAGGGAGAGCTCTCATTCCCAagggagagcaggcaggagagatGAGCAGCCCACATCCAGCTCCCTCTCACCACCCCATTCCCTCCCATCTGCAGTTTGTCCATCCcccaggggctctggggacactcaCAGCTGTCCTGAGGCCCTGCAGGTCCGGGGTCTTCAACATGAGAGCATCAAACACCTCCTCGGCCTCCCTGCGCACGTAGAGCAGCACTGCAAGAGAACAGGGCAGCGTGCTCAGGGCCATTCCCAGCgctcccagagcagggggaaCTCAGGGAATTCAGGATCCCAGGGTTACCTCTCTGGGGATCTTCATCCTTGCTGTGCTTGGGAGGGATGGGCTCGAAGTCGTCGGTGAAGGAGGCACCGCTGCGCTTCAGGGGCAGCCTGGGCCAGGGGGACACAACACTGTCAGCAGGGCAGAACAGTGAAAGCAAACACAACAACTCCAGCTGCTGAACTTCTGACTGAACAGCCAGTTAACAACCATCCAGCAATTAAGCACTGGGTTGTAATTACAGCAGCAGAGTTGTAAAGCCCACGGGCAGCTCAGGAGGGCCTGCAGAGGGTTTGGGGTCACCAAAAGCCTTCTGCACCCTCCTGGTATCCCCACACAGAGGGAGGGCCCAGGCTGGGACCACTCCATTCCAGTTTATTTTCCAGCCCCTGGGTATTTGAACCCTTCAGTGACAGTTGTGATCCTTTATTCTCCCTTTCAAACATTGTCTCCATGAGAACAGGGAGCAGCTCGTGTTGGAGTGACTCTGACAGGGACAGAAACGTGTCCATGGTCCCTCCAGGACGAGGTTTAACTCATGGTCTGACTCTCAGGGCATCAGggagacacagagctgtgttatCCTGCCCCTGGGGGTATCCAGCAGCCCTGACATTCCCAGAGGGTGGGAGCTGCACACTGCTGCATCCTCACCTGTTTGCAGAGTTGGGAACAGCGGGAGGGAGCACCTGGAATGCAAAGGAAATGGATCTGAGAGTTTGCACATGCTTGAGAGGCTGGGGGAGGCAACTTGGGCACACTTTAAACATCATTTCCCTCCTCCTGACCCATCAGTTTTCCCAAACAATTCAACCCAAACATCAGTTTCTCACATTTGATATAAATTTGATATAAAAACCTCCCCAGATGCCCCGTTTTTGGCAAACTGAGGCAGTGGTTTCTGAGGCAGGGAACGCTGAGGAGCTCTGAAGGACACTGGACAGCAGAGTCAGGGGATGTCCCACCCACACAGGGACTGAGATGGTCACATTTCACTACAATTTATCTTCTACTGTTATTTTTGCTGCGCTGCAGTCCTGTGTGGAAGCTGCAGGTGTGTAAAGCACAGGAATATCTGGCTGGAAGGAGCCTGGAGAGCTCTCCTGGCCCATCACCCATCACTGGAGGGGCTGAGGACTCACCGAGCCACACCTCTGCGGGGTGGAGAAGTGCACGTTGGGGATGAACAGCACCGGCTGCGTCTCCAGGTCGCTCTCGGGCCGCAGGAACGTGATCTCATTCCCTCTGAAGCCAGAGAGCAAACAGCCTTTCAGACCTACAGATGGAGAGTCCAGTTCATCTCGGCTCCCTCGGATCTGGGCCAGGGGATccttcccagggctcccagcagcaacgctgggaacagctccaggagcctgcagcagctccagggcgGCCCAAGGGAGCCCAGAACCGTCCCCAAAGCTCGGTGGGTGCTCACAAAGGGCTTtgggaggctgggaaggagcccAGCAGGGTCTGAGTGCAGGTCTGGAACAGGCAGATCcctggaagggagcagggatTTCAGCTCAGGGCAGGCACTGACCGTTGTTGTTGGAGTCCaggcattttcctttccttcgGAACTGTTTCCTTTCATCAtccctcattttcctctctgctccctgtgggaAGATCCAGCAGAATTTAGGACAGTGACATTTCCAGCATTGACAAGGGCTCTGTGACCAGCTCAGATGTCACCACATTAAGGTGAAGCAGCCTCAGCTCAGAAATTGTCCCTCCACAGCCCAAGCCAGGACTCTCTGACACTCAGgaattagaaaagcaaaacacaaaatttgcttttaaaaatgaaacacgCAGACAAGAATAGCTGTGAGAATTTTTTCCATGGGGAGATATCTGAGATTGGGGAAAAACCTCCAAGGAAACTCTCATCTCTTTTGATATTTAACAACTGGTCAAAAATAGAGTCAAAAATGGAGTTCATGGTGAGCCACAGTCACAGGTCTGGGCTGCTCTAGGCTCTCAGAACCTTTCTGGTTTATTCCTGGGGCCTCTGAGCAGTTTGAAATGGTGGGAAAGGAGAGTTGTACCTTGTCACAGAAGATCTTGATCTGGCAGACAGCCCTGTGCaccagctggctgctgccactgccacagTCGTAGGTGTCGATCTGCAGGTTCAGGGGGACACCCTTCACTCCCTTCTGCGAGGAGAAGTCCGTGCTCAGGCAGTTCACCCCAATAAACACCTGCAAGCAGGGACAGGGATCCTTGGGGCTGGAGCCTCAGCCAGCAGTGGGAGCAGTTGGTTTCCCACCCGAGCCTCTCCCCCCACACCTATTCCAGCTCTTCAGCTCAGCCTCTCCACTCCCAAAATCCTGCCTGGGGATGTTCTTGCTGATATTTCTCATCTTTCATTTGAAAGGGACCCTCAGACAGCAAAgccctgcaggaagggaggaggacaaggctgcagcctcaggaattgcacagcagagctgcttaaataaatattcatcCCACACTGAGCTCTTTTATCACCAGGAGGGAGTTAACTCCAGTGGGAACTCTGGAAGaaaagctgagcacagccctAATCCAAACTGTATCTCCAAACTGCCAATTCACTGGCGTGACCTTGGAATTCCCCTGGACCCTGGGGACAgatctgcagctggagaagctcccagagctctcccagctgaggATTTCAGCCCTGAAACCAGCTCCTAGGAAAGAAAACCTCTTGGCTGTGGGGTGAAGTTTGATTGGAAGGAGAGAAGCAACAGGTGCCATGGACAACCCAAACACTCAAATACCTGagtcctgctcccagccctgaccCCTCCTGCCTCACTCCCAGCCCTCTCAAGTCTCACCTCTACCTGCCCCAGGCCAGTGCATGAGCAGAGTTTCTGCTAAGAGTTAAATCCAGTTTTGCTGAGGTGCCCCCAGGGCTTGCCACATACCTGacatatttccatttctgacAGCTCTGCCTTGAAGACATTTGTTAACCTCTTGGGTTGTAAAAGACCCAGCTTGCCTTTGGGCTTATTGAGATCCCAGAGGCAGGCAGGGTTTTCCCAAGCTTCAGACACTTGGGGTATttatgcttttctcttttttcctcagttACTTCATCTGTTTTTCAATCCCCACTAGATACAAAGTGTTAATGAGAGACCCAGGAGATGCAGAggagacagcagagctgcaaagaCTTTGCTGTAATAAACTTTCTCTTGGTTTTAAGGTGAAAAGGGATCTTGTGAGCTGCCTGGCTCCTTTCCACATCCCACAAGGCACAGCAGGGTCAGTCCTGTCTGCATCACCCAGCCTGGAAGGGGCTCTTTGTTCCCTGAGCTGGGGGTTATTTCAACAGGCTGCAGGTCCACGTGAGCAGAGCCCTGAATTGCTGCAAAACCCCTTCTTCAGAGTCATCCATCAGCACTAAGAAAACATCCCTGAGCCAGTCTGGGTGTACCCAGAGTGTTTATTAGCTCATGGCAGTGTTTAAACACACACCAAGGCACggtgtcctgctgctgtcctggcaggcAAACACTGCCTGGGGCCTGGCACTGAGGTTCTGTCCctcagctgagccctggggcagagcctgggctggcaggagggagctgcatctctgctgagaaccattcccagctcccctccACGGGCACTTTGTACCTTGGCTTCCTCGTGGATGTTCCACACGAAGGACAGGGCGTTGTAGGCCAGCTCCTCGATGTTCTGCACCGTGTTGAAGTTCTCCTTGCAGTCAGCTggaaggcagggcaggagcagttTGTACTGGGGCAGAAACTGGGGACATTCCCCAGGCCTCCCACCCCCAAACCCTGGTCCTGGCTGAGTCCCAGAGCGAGGGAAGCCCCCAGGAGTGGCAGCCCCTCGTACCCACGTCGATGACCCTCTGCTTGGCCGTGGGCTGCCGGGAGTGCCAGTGCTTCCAGAACTTCAGCTGCTCCGTGGGGATCTTCTCATTGTCAAACACGATCATCACCACGCTCTGcaacacagcccagctcagcacagagcagggacagtgcCCTCCTGGCCCTCCCACCCTGCACTGCCCTCAGGCCCACGTGAAACATCAGATTTTACACTGGGGCAGCTGAGGAGGGCAAGGGAAGGGGCATTTGGCACATTCATCTCGGGCTTTGCTGGCCACACATCCCAGGAGCGGGATGGGGACCCTGAACCTGGCTCAGAGCTCTTCCCAGCAGGGCCCCACTGGCCCTTTGTgcatccctgagctgctgggacaggtcccagctgccacagaggctctgcagtgcagcacaggatTATCCTGTGGGGCTGAATCCATCCCATTCATCCCTTTAAGCCAACATGAGCCACAAAGCCATCACTGCTCGTGTTCAGCTCTGTTCCCAGGCCAGTGGGGCTGCTGGATGTGCCATTCCAGAGCTGTCAGCACAGCTGTCAGCCTGTCTCTGACTCTTACCTTCACTTTATTTGAGGACAAGTGCAAACATTTGCTGTCTCCAGCTGTCCGCAGGGTGATGGGGTAGAACTGTCCTTTGTTGAGGTAGGCCATGGGAGAGTCCCCAGATTTGATGTGAATGGCTTTGGGTGACCCCAGAGTGTATTCAAAGTCACTTGGATGGAACAAAGAGAGAAGGATGAATAAGCACACGCTGCTGTTTcactgcaaaagcaaaacagagccCCAGGAGCCTCCACCCCGCGGGTTACAGGCTCCAGTTTCTGCTCCGTTCCCCACCTCACACACcctgacacagcacagcacattcTGATCCTCCCCAAcaccctggggagcagcactgctccaaCAGCCTCACTTTACCCCTGGCTTTTGGCTTTCAAAGCCCTGGATGTGACTGCAGCCAGGATTTTTGTGTGGATGGCAACAGAAGCATTGCTCAAGCAGCGGCctacagcaaaacacacaaaaatgggTACCTGTGATGAGGCTTTTACAGCATCCTCAACTCAGGTTCCTGCCTCCAAATCCATCCCTATAACTGGCTGAGGCAGGAAGACTCTCCCTTAATGGTCCTGCAGAAAAAGGACCTGCAGGACATCAACACCTGCTTGGTTGTGCACAACAGGACTCAGAATCCCAGCTCGTGGGACCCTCAGTGTGGTGAGCACCAACTTCAGTCTTTACAGAAAAGCTTTGCAGTGGCACACAGGTGTCGTGGCTGGCAAGGGAATTTGAAAGAGCCTGAATTCAGAAGCTCTTGTGCCTTCACCAGCAGCTGTGAGCACTGAAACCACGAGGCCACAGCTGGTTTCTGCTGTGAGGAATCCGTGCAAGCCACCACCTGTACAGGAGCCTTCACTCAGACCCTTCAAATGCCCTGTTTAGTCACCAACCCATCTTCTTCCTGCTCCACCTCCTGTGATGCCATCTCTGAAGATGGGCTTGGCAGCTCCTCTTATCTGGagccaggagaggcagagaacTCGAGTGCACAAATAAACAGTGAGCAGGGAGCCTCTGGCTCAGGAGACGCCGCTGTCTGTGTGAACATCCCCACGTCTGACAGCTGAGTCACCCAGTCAGCTGACTCAGGAGGCAAATAAAAAGTGGGAGGTGAAATAATGTTACCTGCTGGGAGGTTTGATTTGGTATCTggagcagcaaagctctgcctggcagaggggtggaaaggaggaagaaatccCTCTCATGTTTTAGGAATGAGAGGCAGTGGCACCCTCTAAAATCAAGGCTGACTAACAGTGCTAAGTGAGAACCTAAGCCTTAGATTAGGGGAGGCTGATTATCACCctcatgctctgccagcctCCTTTTCCCTGTCATTTGTCCCATTCCATGGCCTGTGGGAAGGTGGTGCAGCCACCTGGATCCCTCTGTGTCACCCAGCCGAGCTCCCTGGGAAGGGGCTGTCACCCTGAggtgtgacagcagcaggcCCTGCACTGACCCCAGTCTGGGCACAGAACAATCAATCCCTGCTTTGGGTCTAAAATCTCACAGGGCAGCACCCAAAACCACCGGGGAGCCACAAATGTGCAAAAGCTCGGGATCTGCAGTTtgcactgccagggctgcaccgggatggggaagggatgcaggagagaggcagagccAAGAGTTCCCTGGAATCCCCAAGCCCCTGGATTGCTGTTACCTCTTCACTCCATCCGTGGGGAAGCTCTCGGGGCAGGGTGGCTCTGCCTGGGGTTTGAGGATGTCACTGAAGAGCAGCGACTGCAGACaggaacaaacacaaaaccagaaactcTCATTGCTTTGTCCATCCACCTTCTCCCAAACACCACAGCAGGCAAAACACAGAGCCTCACTGCTTCCCAAATCAGCACAGCAGGAGTGGCACCAAGCTTCCAACACAAAAGCAAAGCTCCCAGCTGAATCCCCAGCCCTGACCTCCTGGGGGTCGTCCTTGAAGGTGCTGTCGGGCTGCCAGcgctgctgggctggggccaTGGGCAGGCTCTCGAACAGAGAGGTCAGGGAGCTGCTGTCGTACACGTCCCCCGGCGCCACCAGGAAGTTTTCTGGGGTGGCTTCCAGCTTGCTGGTgcctggagggagcagggctgccttgtgaggagcagggacaccttcgAGACTCAGGCCGTTCTTCTTGGGGGGCTCGCAGAACTCCTGGGCCATGGAGACGTTTTCTGACAGGAGCTTCATGAGATGGGCTGAGCCATCGAAGGAGGGGATCTCAGGCTCATAATCCATCCCGTGGCAGTGCCTGCTGGAGACAGGGCCTGGCTCAGAGGGGCACCCCCAGCACGGTGTGGCACTGCCTGACCCtgggccagccccagcagctcctgggggatctccacccacagctcccagggcagtcagcaggagccagaggagcTCAGCAGAGAAGGGATGATCACAGGGAGTCAGGGAACACGGTTTGGACTTGGTTTGGGGCTGCACATCCAGGGCCTGCTTCCACTGTTGCTTTATTTAGGCCATCACAcactcagagcagcaggggTGATAAGAAATGTAACTGCTGTGTGAGCTGTCCATTATAAATCTGTTTATGGCTCATTGATGCTGAAAGTTGATTTTTTATAcccttttttaaaggaaaaaacaattatTGTACAAACCACAAACTCCAGCAACTTAGgaagcaaaaaccaaaaccaggaTCAATTTTTACTTCTTAGGAAGTAAGAACCAAAACCAGGATCAGTTTTTACTTCTCAGgaagcaaaacccaaaaccagGATCANNNNNNNNNNNNNNNNNNNNNNNNNNNNNNNNNNNNNNNNNNNNNNNNNNNNNNNNNNNNNNNNNNNNNNNNNNNNNNNNNNNNNNNNNNNNNNNNNNNNNNNNNNNNNNNNNNNNNNNNNNNNNNNNNNNNNNNNNNNNNNNNNNNNNNNNNNNNNNNNNNNNNNNNNNNNNNNNNNNNNNNNNNNNNNNNNNNNNNNNNNNNNNNNNNNNNNNNNNNNNNNNNNNNNNNNNNNNNNNNNNNNNNNNNNNNNNNNNNNNNNNNNNNNNNNNNNNNNNNNNNNNNNNNNNNNNNNNNNNNNNNNNNNNNNNNNNNNNNNNNNNNNNNNNNTTTACTTCTTAGGAAGCAAGAACCAAAACTTAACTCAGTTTACTTCTGAGGGAATGAAGTATCACTTGAAGTTTATTCTGTCAAGTGGTTAAAAACTGTCAGTGCCAAGGTACACAGCATCCAGGAAGGGGAACTCAACTCACAGTGGCAAATGAGCCATTAATTTAATAGCTAATTATCTAAAAACCTCAAAGGACAAATGGGAGTCACTGGAACAGAATCCTGGGAGAGTGGAACAGAGATTCTCATCAGCCCAGGGAATGAACGAGGATTTGGCCATTCCCTTCTTGCTGCCAGTGCTCAATCCTTCTGCCCTTTGCAATTGGCacaaaataggaaataaagGCAATTTCTTCATCTGCTGCAAATCAGCACAACCCCTGTGAACAGCCAGCCAGATGCTCAGGTGTGTAAATGGGTGTAGCTCCATTTATACCCGCCTGGGACCTGGCCTAAAGAATTTTAATGTGTCTCAGGGTTAATGAGCTGCACTGTTGCTGGTAATAACACCGTGCTTTGATGTCTATTTTCTGCaagctcagagccccatcctgcatttcagcagctgcaggagagtgAGGCAGCTCCAGAGAGCAGGAACTGAAGCCAACCTCTTTGCCAGGTCATTGCGTCCCATCATCCCAGCTGGGAGAATCCTCTTCTCCTTCGGGAcctgggacagggcagagcGAAGAGTTGGGTCAGTGTTGGGTTTTATTCAtggaaaacagagcagattTAACAAGTGAAGTCTCCCAGCCAAAACCCCAGAGTTAATAacaaacagcagagctgggctgctgctggcttccCAAACAACCTTGGACAAGGCACAGCAGCTTGTTCTGGGTCCTTAAAAAACACCCAAGTGAGTGGAAACATCTTTCCTATTGCTCCCAGTCAGGGATAAATCAAATCCTCAtttctcagagctccatccacAGAAATGCTGGGAGGATAAAACCTGTGGGGTCTgttccagcccagcagccctccaagcactgctgctctttaTGGGTAAAATAAGACTCAAACCAAAACCTGGCTTCAGGCTCTCCCCAAGTTCTGGATTCCCTCAAAATGCTGGtttgtgcctcagtttaccACTGGGGATACCGTGTGGTGTTGGATAAACAACTCAGGGAGCTCCGTGGAGAGGTTCCCTCCTAAGGTGGTCCAGGTTTTACACAATTCTCCACTTTTTAACCCTTTTTTAGCCCTTTTTGCCCCAGCCAGGGGCTCTCACCATGTAGTAGTCGTAGAGGAGGCTGAGGGCGGCCACGCTGTCGTCGTCCCCGTTCACCCTCATCATGGCCTTGGTGGCTGCAGTCAGGGGGTTCTCCAGGTAGGTTTTCCAGGCTTCATCCTCGCTGGTGTAGGGGAATTTCTGGAAGTTCATGGTGTCATTCTTCATCAGGCGCACGGATCTAAAACTGAGGGCAGCGGGAATGAGGGAGGAGCGCTTCCCCCAGAGGTTTCCAGGAACACAGCAAAGGCTTCCCAAAGGCTCTGTGGGATGGGGGAGGGATGTTCTCCTGCTCCTGAACTCCCAGAGCCTTTGGGATCACTACAAAATCAGGCCAGAGCctctccaggggctgctgctccctctctcctgcccagggaggtgaaacctcatcagctgctccttcctccaggtccaccctgccctgtcccagggtgctGGGCACTAAAAAGGGATCAGGGAAGAGTTTTCCCTTGGCTGTGGAGCTccaggccagcacagcccacagtCAGACACAGGCACTCGGTGCCCACATGAACCTCATCGTTTTCCTTTGCTGCACTTCATGGTTTTTAAATGACTTTTCCCCAGTTATTTGCAGATGATTTTACTCAGAGGGAAGCAGACAGGCAGATTACAACCCCCTCCCTTCCACTAAAAAATTCCTGACTGAGGTGAGGCTCGTGGGACTACGTGAGAAGCAACACACCAAAATAATGCCCTGCCTGTCCTCACTTCTGGCACTTTCTCCAGGCCTCTCCATCTTATGTTAATAAACTGTCAGACACTTAATTACCCAAACACTGGtcatctttccttttcctccagcaatccctgccagcagccagcccagcagtgcccctgtgccttccctgggagcttggaatcatggaattgtttaggctggaaaagatcatcgagtccaacttGGACTGGATCCCACCACGTCCACAGAGCCTTGCTCCTGTCACACCTTCCTGTCACCTGCACCTGGtgtcaccagcacagctcacaccaTTCACCACAAAACAACATCTCCACGGacagaaattcctttttcctcaaAGTAGAAATGTCCAGGAAGGGCAAGGCTGGGTTTTATTAGCAGAAAGGTTTAAAAAGCTTCTTTAAATGTGAAAAGTTTCCAAGAGCTGACTGGAGTTAAACCATGCCATCACCTGCTGAtgattttttcatggaaaggcAAAGGAAACCTTCAGGGTTACAGCAATGAATGCTACaatttaatgacatttttataaGGAATATGTTGTTTTCACCAAGCCACTCTCCATGTGTTTATAATAAGGCCTGGTCTAGACTTGTAAGTGAATCATTCATGGAACAATAATTCTTCTTGGAAGGAACCTGGCATTCCTGGAACTCCCCATGGTTGCTCTGTCACCAGGCACTGCCACCCTGCACCAAAAACACATCAAACAGTGCAGGGTGGCTTGGGATGCTCCTGGATCTGACTCCAGAGCTCTCCTTGGCTCAGATCCCTGCTCTGATGCCTCACAACACTTTGCAGCTCAGGAATTACAGCTGATTTTTTCCCATGAGGCCACCAAGGGCTGTTTCTGCTGTCCTTGTCACCTTTTCCTTAAGGAATCTTTAtcttttccctgcagccctgagctgtaCCAGCCCTGCAGGTGGCTCGAGGCTCctgatcctgctgctctctgtgcccagggctgggctggcactgggatAACGGGACTGAGCccgctgctcccagctctgcccagccccagtTTCACCCAGCAGGTGTTTTTTGGGAGTTTTGTTGTCTTTGGAGCtcctcagcagccctggctccctcctccctgtgccCGAACAGGGCCGTGGGAATGAGTCAGGTTTCGGAGCCGGGGCTGTTCGGTCCTGTCCGGACAGGAATCCTCAGCTGCTCTCAATCCCATCCTCTGGAGGGAcgaggcagagcagagctcagggtgAGACTCAGCCCCTGTCACTGGCAGAGATaaacacagcagggcaggacgGGGCAGCAAAGC
Above is a window of Parus major isolate Abel chromosome 23, Parus_major1.1, whole genome shotgun sequence DNA encoding:
- the GRHL3 gene encoding grainyhead-like protein 3 homolog isoform X1; its protein translation is MKNDTMNFQKFPYTSEDEAWKTYLENPLTAATKAMMRVNGDDDSVAALSLLYDYYMVPKEKRILPAGMMGRNDLAKSRHCHGMDYEPEIPSFDGSAHLMKLLSENVSMAQEFCEPPKKNGLSLEGVPAPHKAALLPPGTSKLEATPENFLVAPGDVYDSSSLTSLFESLPMAPAQQRWQPDSTFKDDPQESLLFSDILKPQAEPPCPESFPTDGVKSDFEYTLGSPKAIHIKSGDSPMAYLNKGQFYPITLRTAGDSKCLHLSSNKVKSVVMIVFDNEKIPTEQLKFWKHWHSRQPTAKQRVIDVADCKENFNTVQNIEELAYNALSFVWNIHEEAKVFIGVNCLSTDFSSQKGVKGVPLNLQIDTYDCGSGSSQLVHRAVCQIKIFCDKGAERKMRDDERKQFRRKGKCLDSNNNGLKGCLLSGFRGNEITFLRPESDLETQPVLFIPNVHFSTPQRCGSVLPPAVPNSANRLPLKRSGASFTDDFEPIPPKHSKDEDPQRVLLYVRREAEEVFDALMLKTPDLQGLRTAISEKYGLPEESIYKVYKKCKRGILVNMDNNIIQHYSNHMAFLLDMVEAENKFQIILKEL
- the GRHL3 gene encoding grainyhead-like protein 3 homolog isoform X2; protein product: MKNDTMNFQKFPYTSEDEAWKTYLENPLTAATKAMMRVNGDDDSVAALSLLYDYYMVPKEKRILPAGMMGRNDLAKRHCHGMDYEPEIPSFDGSAHLMKLLSENVSMAQEFCEPPKKNGLSLEGVPAPHKAALLPPGTSKLEATPENFLVAPGDVYDSSSLTSLFESLPMAPAQQRWQPDSTFKDDPQESLLFSDILKPQAEPPCPESFPTDGVKSDFEYTLGSPKAIHIKSGDSPMAYLNKGQFYPITLRTAGDSKCLHLSSNKVKSVVMIVFDNEKIPTEQLKFWKHWHSRQPTAKQRVIDVADCKENFNTVQNIEELAYNALSFVWNIHEEAKVFIGVNCLSTDFSSQKGVKGVPLNLQIDTYDCGSGSSQLVHRAVCQIKIFCDKGAERKMRDDERKQFRRKGKCLDSNNNGLKGCLLSGFRGNEITFLRPESDLETQPVLFIPNVHFSTPQRCGSVLPPAVPNSANRLPLKRSGASFTDDFEPIPPKHSKDEDPQRVLLYVRREAEEVFDALMLKTPDLQGLRTAISEKYGLPEESIYKVYKKCKRGILVNMDNNIIQHYSNHMAFLLDMVEAENKFQIILKEL